The proteins below are encoded in one region of Pelagibacterium flavum:
- a CDS encoding DUF2189 domain-containing protein, which yields MSESEEHYWLLSRPSGIEETRNPHLQRHLPPSRVFSWIRSGARDLTANPLSSLVYGLLVAVLSGLLIYTFFEFNLDYVLFPALSGFMIVAPLVAMGLYQKSAKLAQGERVRLSDMLAVKAHSGGQMLFVGLLLTLLALIWLRAAVLVYALFFGYRAFPGADEFIPLIIGTPAGWGMLATGIVVGGLFAALGFAVSAFSIPMLLDRRTDALSAMGTSMALVWNNLPVMVAWGAVVLVMVGISIATFLLGLIIIFPLLGHATWHAYRDMMPEG from the coding sequence ATGAGTGAAAGCGAAGAACACTACTGGCTGCTAAGTAGACCATCCGGCATTGAAGAGACTCGCAATCCGCACCTGCAGCGCCACTTGCCGCCCTCTCGCGTCTTTTCATGGATAAGATCTGGAGCGCGCGACCTCACCGCCAATCCACTCTCCAGTCTGGTCTACGGGCTTTTGGTCGCGGTCCTTTCCGGGCTTCTCATTTACACGTTTTTCGAATTCAATCTCGACTATGTCCTGTTTCCTGCCCTTTCAGGCTTCATGATCGTTGCGCCATTGGTGGCCATGGGCCTTTATCAAAAGAGTGCCAAACTGGCACAGGGCGAGCGTGTGCGGCTTTCCGACATGTTGGCCGTCAAGGCGCATTCGGGCGGTCAAATGCTGTTTGTGGGGCTCCTGCTTACGCTGCTGGCGCTCATCTGGCTGCGGGCTGCAGTGCTGGTCTACGCCCTGTTTTTCGGCTATCGGGCATTCCCGGGCGCTGACGAATTCATACCACTCATCATCGGCACCCCCGCCGGATGGGGAATGCTGGCCACGGGCATTGTCGTGGGCGGGCTTTTCGCAGCGCTCGGCTTCGCCGTGAGCGCCTTTTCCATTCCCATGCTGCTCGACAGGCGCACAGACGCGCTTTCGGCAATGGGCACCAGCATGGCACTCGTTTGGAACAACCTCCCGGTAATGGTTGCCTGGGGGGCCGTCGTCCTGGTTATGGTCGGCATATCGATCGCGACTTTCCTGTTGGGGCTCATCATCATTTTTCCCCTTCTTGGCCATGCGACTTGGCATGCCTATAGGGATATGATGCCCGAAGGATAA
- a CDS encoding cation-translocating P-type ATPase: protein MDAPAAPLELGNTQTGSARDLLFASQSLGSGRFRTSLSVPGMHCGGCMSKVEKTLSALPDVEMARANLSTKRATVEWKSATVPPLLEALETIGFDAHLVDNGPRADPHYYRLIRALAVAGFAAANIMMLSVAVWAGADAATRELFHWLSAAIAMPTLLFSGRVFFSSARNALRHGRSNMDVPISVGVILAFGLSLYETVVGGEHAYFDASVTLLFFLLVGRTLDHAMRERARSAVKGLASLTPRGASVVQEDGRYAYCPVSEIVPGMTLALAAGERLPVDGTVMSGTSLFDCAMVTGEGLPVSVGPGDQVRAGTLNLQAPLHIKVLAAAKDSFLSEMMRLVELAENGRNRYRRLADRVSELYSPIVHLAALLTGLVWLMVSGDWHMAVTTAIAVLIITCPCALGLAVPIVHVVAARRLFETGVLTKDGSAIERLSQVDTIVFDKTGTLTSGHPVLKSSSETSPEILSIALALAQASRHPLSVSIARSIKWAGSIPSITDVNEEPGAGVSARIGETSYRLGKRVWACETGKTLQSGPDPEVVLSRVGVELATFRFTDNFRSGAHETVAKLKRDGFKVLMLSGDRSEPVAQSARELGIEQFHAQCLPQHKVEILDQLAQEGRTVLMVGDGLNDAPSLAAAHVSIAPSSAADIGRQAADMVFTRPSLTSVREAIVTARKADRLVRQNLAAAVLYNGIAVPIAVLGYVTPLVAALAMSLSSIIVVANAMRLSRSGTAVKDPEAARYHLPLEAV from the coding sequence ATGGACGCTCCGGCTGCACCGCTCGAGCTCGGCAATACGCAAACTGGCAGCGCCCGCGATCTGCTATTCGCAAGTCAGAGTTTGGGAAGCGGACGCTTCCGAACCAGCCTGTCGGTGCCCGGCATGCATTGCGGGGGATGCATGAGCAAAGTGGAAAAGACACTCTCAGCGCTACCCGACGTCGAGATGGCGCGCGCCAATCTGTCCACCAAGCGTGCGACAGTCGAGTGGAAGAGTGCGACGGTGCCGCCTCTGCTCGAGGCACTGGAAACCATCGGTTTTGATGCGCATCTGGTCGATAACGGACCACGTGCCGATCCCCATTATTACCGGCTCATTAGAGCTCTGGCCGTCGCTGGGTTTGCGGCTGCCAACATCATGATGCTTTCTGTCGCCGTCTGGGCCGGTGCCGATGCCGCCACGCGCGAGCTGTTTCATTGGCTTTCGGCGGCGATTGCCATGCCGACTCTGCTCTTTTCAGGTCGCGTGTTTTTTTCGTCGGCGCGCAACGCGTTAAGGCATGGGCGCTCAAACATGGACGTCCCGATATCTGTAGGGGTAATTCTTGCCTTTGGCTTGAGTCTTTACGAGACTGTCGTGGGCGGTGAGCACGCCTATTTCGATGCCTCGGTTACACTGCTGTTTTTTCTTCTTGTTGGCCGAACGCTCGATCATGCCATGCGCGAGCGGGCACGCAGCGCCGTCAAGGGCCTGGCCAGTTTGACGCCCCGCGGTGCCAGTGTGGTGCAAGAAGATGGCAGGTACGCCTATTGTCCTGTTTCCGAAATTGTCCCCGGCATGACGCTCGCACTGGCTGCGGGCGAGCGCCTGCCGGTTGATGGCACTGTCATGTCCGGAACCTCGCTGTTCGACTGCGCAATGGTCACAGGAGAAGGTCTGCCAGTTTCTGTGGGGCCAGGGGATCAGGTGCGCGCGGGGACCCTTAATCTCCAGGCGCCTTTGCACATAAAGGTTCTTGCTGCGGCAAAAGATTCATTTCTTTCCGAGATGATGCGGCTGGTCGAATTGGCAGAGAACGGTCGCAACAGGTATCGTCGACTGGCTGACCGCGTCTCGGAACTCTATTCACCTATCGTGCACCTGGCAGCTTTGCTCACGGGCCTGGTATGGCTGATGGTTTCGGGCGATTGGCACATGGCCGTGACGACCGCCATTGCGGTTCTGATTATTACATGCCCCTGCGCCCTTGGCCTGGCTGTGCCGATCGTACATGTTGTGGCGGCGCGCCGGTTGTTCGAAACCGGCGTGTTGACCAAGGATGGCTCTGCCATCGAGCGCCTCTCGCAGGTGGATACCATCGTATTCGACAAAACCGGGACTTTGACTTCCGGCCACCCGGTGCTCAAGAGCTCGAGCGAAACCAGCCCGGAGATTCTTTCCATCGCCCTTGCCTTGGCTCAAGCCTCCCGACACCCCCTATCGGTATCTATCGCGCGGTCGATTAAATGGGCCGGTTCTATCCCCAGCATCACCGACGTCAATGAAGAGCCGGGCGCAGGTGTTAGCGCCCGGATCGGAGAGACGTCCTATCGTCTCGGGAAGCGTGTATGGGCGTGCGAGACGGGCAAAACGCTACAGAGCGGACCCGATCCCGAAGTCGTCCTGAGCCGGGTGGGTGTCGAGCTAGCCACGTTCCGGTTCACCGATAACTTCCGCAGCGGCGCACACGAAACAGTTGCCAAGCTAAAAAGGGACGGGTTCAAGGTTTTGATGCTCTCGGGAGATCGATCTGAACCCGTTGCGCAATCAGCAAGGGAGTTGGGAATAGAGCAATTTCACGCACAATGCCTGCCTCAACACAAGGTTGAGATCCTCGACCAACTCGCCCAGGAGGGCCGCACAGTGCTCATGGTCGGGGACGGCCTGAACGATGCGCCGTCCCTTGCGGCCGCACACGTCTCGATCGCACCGTCGTCCGCGGCGGACATTGGACGCCAAGCCGCCGACATGGTCTTTACACGCCCCAGCCTGACCTCCGTTCGGGAAGCCATTGTCACCGCCCGAAAGGCGGATCGGCTCGTTCGCCAGAACCTGGCAGCTGCTGTCCTCTACAACGGCATTGCCGTCCCCATTGCTGTACTGGGATACGTAACGCCACTTGTCGCTGCGCTGGCAATGTCGCTTTCATCGATCATTGTAGTGGCCAACGCCATGCGCCTGAGCCGCAGCGGAACAGCAGTGAAAGATCCAGAAGCCGCACGTTACCACCTGCCGCTCGAGGCAGTATGA